The following proteins are encoded in a genomic region of Brachypodium distachyon strain Bd21 chromosome 1, Brachypodium_distachyon_v3.0, whole genome shotgun sequence:
- the LOC100844729 gene encoding transcription initiation factor IIB, producing the protein MYDVANGLRYCKGCRRVTTVTVDPASGDTVCTECSLVLNERYVEESTEWRSFLNHGAPSDESRSRVGDPADHFFTNLQFGNAVAGPAPGNAQTNKALPRMRGSSAGGSGVAMPKTRGAAEMYDVAHSLHYCKGCRRVTAITVDPSSGDTVCTECSLVLNERYVDESFEWRTFLNHGAPADESRRRVGDPIAGPAPGDAQTNTALPRKRGGGAGGSCVAKPKTRGAAATAALDRALADAFHAMDGMAERLGLATTVKDRAKDVLRKLEVAKVFRKGGKCRNRQALYAACLLMACRGEGTQLTFKELASVTGDSATAGIKDTGRLVMLIRNHLGDQEGSGSALEMGAVVRAGDYLHRFGSLLGMGQEELHAAQQAARRLEKDLDVRRNPGSIAAAVIYMAVERANAGKSIRDVSTATGVGEVTIRDVYNKDLSPHADLLFG; encoded by the exons ATGTACGACGTGGCGAACGGCCTGCGCTACTGCAAGGGCTGCCGCCGCGTAACCACGGTTACGGTCGACCCCGCCTCCGGCGACACCGTCTGCACCGAGTGCTCGCTCGTCCTGAACGAGCGCTACGTCGAGGAATCCAccgagtggcgcagcttcctcAACCACGGGGCACCCTCCGACGAGTCCCGCAGCCGCGTCGGCGACCCCGCCGACCATTTCTTCACCAACCTTCAGTTCGGCAACGCCGTCGCTGGCCCAGCCCCGGGCAACGCGCAGACCAACAAGGCTTTACCGAGGATGAGAGGCAGTAGCGCTGGTGGTTCGGGCGTCGCCATGCCGAAGACGCGGGGCGCGGCAGAAATGTACGACGTGGCGCACAGCTTGCACTACTGCAAGGGCTGCCGCCGCGTGACCGCGATTACGGTCGACCCCTCCTCCGGCGACACCGTCTGCACCGAGTGCTCGTTGGTCCTGAACGAGCGCTACGTCGACGAGTCCTTCGAGTGGCGCACCTTCCTCAACCACGGGGCACCCGCGGACGAGTCCCGCAGACGCGTCGGCGACCCCATCGCCGGCCCAGCCCCGGGCGACGCGCAGACCAACACGGCGTTACCGAGGAAGAGAGGCGGTGGCGCTGGTGGTTCCTGCGTCGCCAAGCCGAAGACGCGGGGCGCGGCAGCAACGGCGGCCCTGGATAGGGCGCTCGCCGACGCGTTCCATGCCATGGACGGCATGGCCGAGCGGCTTGGGCTCGCGACGACCGTCAAGGACCGCGCCAAGGACGTGCTGAGGAAGCTGGAGGTCGCCAAGGTGTTTCGCAAGGGGGGCAAGTGCCGGAACCGCCAGGCGCTCTACGCGGCCTGCCTCCTCATGGCGTGCCGCGGCGAGGGCACGCAGCTGACGTTCAAGGAGCTGGCGTCCGTGACGGGGGACAGCGCCACGGCGGGGATCAAGGACACCGGCAGGCTCGTCATGCTCATCAGGAACCACCTCGGGGATCAGGAAGGATCAGgat CGGCGCTGGAGATGGGCGCCGTGGTGCGGGCCGGCGACTACCTGCACCGCTTCGGCTCGCTGCTCGGGATGGGGCAAGAGGAGCTGCACGCGGcgcagcaggcggcgcggaggcTGGAGAAGGACCTGGACGTGAGGCGCAACCCTGGCTCCATCGCGGCGGCCGTCATCTACATGGCGGTGGAGCGCGCCAACGCCGGGAAATCCATCCGGGACGTGTCCACGGCCACCGGCGTCGGTGAGGTGACCATCAGAGACGTGTACAACAAGGACCTCAGCCCACACGCCGACCTGCTATTCGGTTAG